A window of the Helianthus annuus cultivar XRQ/B chromosome 4, HanXRQr2.0-SUNRISE, whole genome shotgun sequence genome harbors these coding sequences:
- the LOC110934042 gene encoding leucine-rich repeat extensin-like protein 5 produces the protein MDLAVVPIEQPSIEGFRVVAGAVPHSVVVKKRRQQPCRAVELKFTIMPPRVRGRGKGPMRGGPSSARLSHRRTPSASFSTSDSHDMWGQPFEPARHPVSLSSSPSFHPSFGPFAPVEPEHSHHSHQSHHSHESHHFLQSHSFHHSDSLYSPGQFNPAEYVNDFLGYNPLGPEDHFSQEMEMDDDPDPEMQTGTPGHPISISSGSPFQGSPYRGPDSFRSSTSSCLTTTTPGRGATAAATAATSRASEAKEERPHVRNRRTPFQFSSWVEFLSPIPEDPQMGGPSNAAPEANPPQASYAPPLPPVGFDNPIPTYPGPSGYNPYENPTGYPSDYVSQDPYLTAAQYHHLYPSTYPSMHPTGYPMQGYQYPPYQPPPPQQLQQQQQTQEILERLDKVEHKTKKNKERYTSFMKGLANLIKGKKK, from the exons ATGGATTTAGCTGTTGTCCCAATTGAGCAGCCATCAATTGAAGGCTTTAGAGTAGTTGCTGGAGCTGTTCCACATTCGGTTGTGGTGAAAAAGAGGAGGCAGCAGCCATGTAGGGCTGTGGAGCT GAAATTCACCATCATGCCTCCAAGAGTAAGAGGACGAGGCAAGGGTCCCATGCGTGGAGGACCGTCATCAGCTAGACTATCACACAGACGCACTCCATCGGCGTCCTTTTCCACCTCCGACTCTCACGATATGTGGGGTCAACCTTTCGAGCCGGCAAGACACCCAGTCTCGCTTAGCTCTTCTCCATCTTTTCATCCATCCTTTGGGCCGTTTGCTCCAGTCGAACCCGAACACTCTCACCACTCTCATCAGTCTCACCATTCGCACGAGTCTCACCACTTTTTGCAATCCCATTCATTTCACCACTCTGACTCCCTCTACTCCCCGGGACAGTTCAACCCAGCCGAATATGTTAATGATTTTCTTGGCTATAACCCATTGGGCCCTGAGGACCATTTCTCCCAGGAGATGGAAATGGATGATGACCCCGACCCGGAGATGCAAACAGGAACCCCGGGCCACCCTATCAGTATCTCTAGTGGGTCTCCGTTTCAGGGATCCCCTTACCGTGGACCCGATTCGTTCCG ATCCTCAACTTCAAGctgtctcaccaccaccactcccggTAGAGGAGCCACcgcagcagccaccgcagccaccTCCCGAGCCTCCGAGGCGAAGGAGGAACGCCCGCATGTCCGTAATAGGAGGACCCCGTTTCAGTTCTCCTCGTGGGTCGAGTTCCTATCCCCTATCCCAGAGGACCCCCAGATGGGTGGGCCCTCAAACGCGGCACCGGAGGCTAATCCTCCGCAAGCTTCTTATGCACCACCCCTGCCGCCTGTGGgatttgataacccaatcccgaCGTACCCAGGTCCTTCCGGGTACAATCCTTATGAGAACCCAACAGGATACCCCTCGGACTATGTATCTCAGGACCCGTACCTCACGGCTGCGCAATATCATCACCTCTATCCTTCTACTTACCCTTCTATGCATCCAACTGGATATCCGATGCAGGGTTACCAGTACCCTCCATACCAGCCACCTCCTCCCCAGCAGCTtcagcaacaacaacaaaccCAGGAAATTCTGGAGAGGTTGGATAAGGTCGAGCATAAGACTAAGAAGAACAAGGAGAGGTATACCAGTTTCATGAAAGGCCTCGCCAACCTTATTAAGGGGAAAAAGAAGTAG
- the LOC110937547 gene encoding AAA-ATPase At2g46620 gives MGFFLLLFIILCLFVSIRLFLYRTTLVYRLKKWGHWVEDRVHVHQSLKVPELDENNQENIFYRKVYTYLTSLPIEDSDNTNLISGNKPNGVVLRLDDNQTVLDTFLGSRVSWTNRVEDCKKTFVLKMKKKDKRRILQSYIQHIYRAAEDVESRGSKELKLYMNTTSLVDNNRRWSSVRLTHPATFETIAMDSDLKKKVKSDLDSFLKSKQYYHRLGRVWKRSYLLYGPSGTGKSSFIAAMAKYLSYDVYEIDLTKVVDDSDLKKLLLQTTRKSLIVVEDLDRFLTSNSTSTAVRLTLTGVLNFMDGLLNSCCGDEKLMIFTVNSKDKIDSSILRPGRIDVHIYFPMCTFNSFKTLANNCLGIKEHKLFPQVEEILQTGSTISPAEMSELMISNRGSPGRALKSVITALQINGEARMSSSTVEDTSSPAESSNVFVMDGNCSVPVVKEIQKLYGLLRMKSSKKIGPSDQDSGSVERSR, from the coding sequence ATGGGGTTTTTCCTGTTACTATTCATTATCCTCTGTTTGTTCGTATCTATTCGGTTATTTTTATACCGAACGACTCTAGTTTACCGGTTAAAAAAATGGGGCCACTGGGTAGAGGATCGAGTTCACGTCCATCAATCGCTTAAAGTTCCTGAACTCGATGAAAACAATCAGGAAAATATATTTTACCGTAAAGTTTATACGTACCTGACTTCTCTTCCAATTGAAGATTCCGATAACACAAACCTCATCTCCGGAAACAAACCAAACGGCGTCGTTCTCCGCCTCGACGATAATCAGACGGTTTTAGACACTTTTCTCGGTTCTAGGGTTTCATGGACAAATAGAGTTGAAGATTGTAAGAAAACGTTTgtgttgaagatgaagaagaaagataaaCGAAGGATTTTGCAATCGTATATTCAGCATATTTACAGAGCGGCAGAAGATGTTGAATCAAGAGGTAGTAAAGAGTTGAAGCTGTACATGAATACGACGTCGTTAGTTGATAATAACCGGCGGTGGAGTTCGGTGAGGTTAACGCATCCGGCGACGTTTGAAACGATAGCGATGGATTCAGatctgaaaaagaaggtgaaatcGGATCTAGATTCGTTTCTGAAATCGAAACAGTATTATCACCGGTTAGGTAGAGTTTGGAAGCGAAGTTACCTTCTGTACGGACCTTCCGGTACCGGAAAATCCAGTTTTATTGCAGCGATGGCGAAATATCTCTCGTATGATGTTTACGAAATAGATCTAACAAAAGTTGTAGACGATTCAGATCTGAAAAAACTTCTGTTACAAACTACACGAAAGTCGTTGATCGTAGTCGAAGATCTCGATCGATTTCTCACATCAAATTCAACTTCAACGGCGGTTAGGTTAACGTTAACAGGTGTGTTGAACTTTATGGACGGACTGTTAAACTCGTGTTGCGGTGATGAGAAGCTCATGATTTTCACGGTGAATTCAAAGGATAAAATCGATTCATCGATTTTGCGTCCAGGAAGAATAGACGTACATATATATTTCCCTATGTGCACCTTCAATTCATTCAAAACTCTAGCGAACAACTGTTTAGGTATAAAGGAACACAAATTGTTTCCACAAGTGGAAGAGATATTACAAACCGGTTCGACGATCAGTCCAGCGGAGATGAGCGAGCTCATGATCTCGAACCGTGGATCGCCGGGACGAGCGTTGAAGTCGGTGATTACAGCGTTGCAGATCAACGGTGAGGCTAGGATGTCGTCATCAACGGTTGAGGATACGTCATCACCGGCGGAAAGTTCGAACGTGTTTGTTATGGATGGTAACTGTAGCGTGCCGGTTGTGAAAGAGATTCAGAAGCTTTACGGTTTGTTGAGGATGAAAAGCAGTAAGAAGATTGGACCGTCGGATCAAGATTCCGGGTCCGTTGAACGGTCACgatga
- the LOC110934040 gene encoding glutathione S-transferase T3-like encodes MVEPETAQKPRAKGRQWTKVEEEALAMAYAKASTCPIVGNNQSGSSFWKKTTDRFNAIMEHGEARDVESVSGKWRKMIKVVNAFNQIYNQIYLSPPSGSNEQDILNLAIAKWDSQNSTPFPHFRAWNVIRKEQKWKPVPNEVATAKRTKTSKSGSYSAGGSTARCQIDINDDPEDDEDVLPVHESERPPGRDKAKKEAAGKRKVSGSSGGGGSSGGRGEKASSKMDDLINEFRSFKEFATEKYTHKKTVSSDYARAEDFRIMRLDLDSVPEDEREVYRRMKEEVKKNGRRRF; translated from the exons ATGGTTGAACCCGAAACCGCGCAAAAACCGAGAGCAAAGGGGAGGCAATGGACGAAAGTAGAAGAGGAGGCGCTAGCTATGGCGTATGCTAAGGCCTCTACTTGCCCGATAGtcg gaaacaaccaatcgGGTAGTAGTTTTTGGAAGAAGACAACGGATAGGTTTAACGCGATTATGGAGCATGGGGAGGCTCGTGATGTCGAATCCGTCTCGGGCAAGTGGCGAAAAATGATCAAGGTCGTCAACGCCTTTAATCAAATTTATAACCAAATTTACCTTTCTCCTCCAAGCGGGAGTAACGAGCAAGATATTCTTAACCTTGCTATCGCCAAGTGGGACTCCCAAAATTCAACGCCTTTCCCGCACTTCCGAGCATGGAACGTTATAAGGAAAGAACAAAAATGGAAGCCGGTTCCAAATGAGGTCGCAACGGCCAAACGCACTAAAACTTCCAAGTCCGGAAGCTATAGTGCGGGAGGCTCCACCGCTCGATGTCAAATCGACATAAACGACGACCCGGAAGATGACGAGGATGTGTTGCCCGTTCACGAGTCGGAACGTCCCCCCGGGAGGGACAAAGCAAAAAAAGAAGCGGCCGGAAAGCGAAAAGTGTCCGGCTCGAGTGGAGGTGGCGGCTCGAGTGGAGGTAGGGGCGAGAAGGCATCGTCAAAAATGGACGACTTGATAAACGAATTCCGTTCGTTCAAAGAGTTCGCGACCGAAAAGTATACTCACAAGAAAACCGTGTCGTCCGACTATGCTCGAGCGGAAGATTTTAGGATTATGCGGTTGGATCTCGACTCGGTTCCGGAGGATGAACGCGAGGTTTATCGGAGGATGAAGGAAGAGGTGAAAAAAAATGGACGTCGTAGGTTTTag